Genomic segment of Drosophila biarmipes strain raj3 chromosome 2L, RU_DBia_V1.1, whole genome shotgun sequence:
TATagtactttttaatttttgggtaTTACTCCGTTAGCCTCAATTAAGAAAGATTACCCAATACCAAACACAATTGTAAACACTTATTCTCCTACTGTCAGAGACCCCCTAGTACGATTCTCAGCATTTACATAGGTATTTAAACAGACTTACGCGTAATACACCCCTTAAATCTTACAAGCCCTTACAGTTCCCAAGATCTTACCGTTTATACGGACAGAGGGACGACAGACTTGCCCAGATGGATATGTGGGGGTTGGAAAAGCTTCTTTCTCCCTACTACATACTTTCCGAGTAGAGGGTATAAACTCCGTTTAAGGGTATTCGGAAAGTATGAAACAGGAAGAAGGAAGGTTTTCCTACCCATAcgatatttttattcttatgtccgtctgtccagcTGTAAGtgcgtccgtatgaacgctgcgATATCGGAAAGTAGAAGCCAAAATTTTGGAATTTGGCATCCAGATTCTTGAGATTCTGCGCGGtccaagttttttttttaacaagagTGCCTAGCCCACAAACGGAAATAACATATTCTAATTTGacataaatcaatattttgaaaagctttaaattagatttgttaatattattttatacaatatttatatttatataatatttatttaaatattttttttaatatttataatacaaattgTGCGAAGTTAATTGAGATTGCACCCACATGCAGCAAATCAGCTAATACGCCACTAAGCCGCAAGGGGAGCCACTAGTTGATGGTATAGGGTTGGTAGCGCAATGATACGATAGGTGGCATACCTTTATACTCGCTTGCGCACTCATTTTAGCTGAGAAACAAGTATCCAATAGTATATATAGGGTATATTCTTATTGAACAACTACCGCTTAATATGggtagaaaataataaaataatgcaaattTATATGTTTACTGAATAACCACTGCCTAATATGGGTAGTACGTAAACTCATGATGCGAATGTTGTCATGGTTATAACAGGAGTTTCTTTTaaggtggctggcactcttaACCACAAACTGCCCGTTTTGATGGCCCTGAACATGAACAACAAACACAACCCCCACAGAACATTCCTTTACTCGTTCGACTACGAGGGTGAGTTTAATCGCTACAAGGAAATGGACGAGGAGACCAACATGCAGAGTCCCTTCAAGGCGGGGGTTTCGCTGACCGACGAGGCCCTCTACCTGTTCCCCTACCCCGAACACGTGACCCGCCTCAGTCCGCCGGACGTGACCATGGCCCACCGGATGGTAGAGCTCTGGACGAACTTCGTGATTAGTGGCAATCCTTTGGGATCCCACCGCGTCGGACTCTGGCCGCCAATGACCACGCTTTATGGCCCGTACATGAGGATCGACGACACGTTGACTATCGGGGGCGACTACTTCAGTGAGTTCTCGGCCACCGCCAACGACGAGCACAAAGGTCACAGTCTGATCCGGGAGGTATACTATCTGCGAAACCGCAGCCGAAAACGTGCGCAAAGTAAGCGCCGGAAGCAGCTGGTCGCCTCCAGTGCCAGTAAGTCGAAGAAGATCGGCGGTCGCAAGAGACTGGTGAAGCGGCCAAGTCGCAATAAGATACGTTTTTGAGCACTATAGTGATTGATGGAATGTTATTTTTACacagattatttaaaaattatttattcgaAAACGTAAGCGCTTAAAACATTGAATTCGagaatcgaaaaattaaacTGCTTATAAAACTCCGCAAGCCAAGCCTTTCAATTCTCAAGAATACACCAGAATATAACGCTGTTGATTTTGAAATtcatatattttgaaattgaaagATTATGGCCCATAACCTAATGGTATCATCTACTACTGCCTGGAAAAAAGCTTCATGTGCTGGGGACCGATGACAAGGCTTCTCAGCTGCGAAATTTGACGCGGAGGGTTACTTTGCCTCTCTGCCTGGACGCGGTCTTCCTCCTCCTGTTGGGCCCTATTACGTTCGTCTTCCAATCTCTCGGCTTCCTCCTGTTTCTCTCGAAGCCTCGTTTCTGCTTCCACGTAAGCCTCGTAGCTGGGGAAGTCCTCGACCTTGAGCCCTTCCTGTTCAGTTCCTTCTTCATGGGACCGTTCGTATTCCGCTCCTTGATCGTCGCCATGCTTTTGGTCTCTTTCCTGTTCCACCTGGTCCCTTCGCTGTTCCTCGCGTTCCTGCTTCCCGGCATTGTTTACATCGGGATCGTATGTGTCATACGTTGGATAAGCCTGGCGTTCATCTGGAAGACTTTCTTCCGGCCGCTCTTGCCTCTCTTGATGTAACTGTTCTTGCTGCTGTCGTTCGCGCTCTTGCTCCTCTGCGTAGTATCGCTCCGCATTTTTTGCTTCATGGGCTTTAATATACTCCTCATAGCTTGGGTAGTCTTCCGGTCTGTCTTCCGGCTGATAGTCCTGGGTACGCTCTTGCTGCTCCCGCTCCTGTTGCAAATGATATTCCCGCTCTGAGTGTTCCTGCTGCTCTCGACGCAGTTGCTCTTGCCGTTGTTGCTCGCGGTCTTCCTCCTCTTTGTAGTTGTGTGCGGAGTCCAATTCAGATGGGTTTTCATTGTCTTCGTGTTCAAAGTGTTCGTACGAGGGATACGGTTGGCGATCACCTTCCGGAATATTTTCTAGCTGTTGCTCACGTTCTTGTTGCTCGCGTTCCCGTTGCTCGCGATCTCGCTCTTGTTGGTCTTGTACTTTCTGCTCTCGTCGTTGTTGCTCTCGTTCCTGCTGTTCTCGCTGTTGCTGCTCATTGTTGTAAGTGGAATAGCCCCAACTGTTATTATCATCTACTGGTGGGGTATTGGCAGACTGTTGATCTTGTCCTTTTCCCTGACGTTCTCGATGCTCTCGTTCTTGCTGTTCTCGTTCTTGATGTTCTCGTTCTTGCTGCTCTCGTTCTCGCTGCTCTCTTTCTTCCTGTTCTCGTTCTCGCTGCCTTCTTTCTAGCTCCTCACGTTCCCTTTGCTGACGGACTCGCTCtgcctgctcctgctgctgacGTTCTCGCTCTTGTTGCTCTCGCTGTTGGCCTTCTCGCCATTGCTGCTGATGGAATGGTACTTCTTCCTGCTGGCGGGACTCCTGCTGAGggcggcgctgctgctgctgacgcCAACGCTGCTCTCTTTCCAGGATAAACTGTTGCTGACGGGCTTCTTGAGCTCTGACGTATTCCGGATCGGCAGGATGCCAAGTCTGTTGCTGGGGCGGTCTAATTTGCCAATTGGCGTATGGGTTAATAGCGTACGGACGGTTGGTAGTTGTTGTGGTAGTCGAGGTTGTGGGAACTGTGGAGTTGATAGCTGGCTTAAATCTAACCAAGCTATTTTCGGGTACGTTGATGCCCTCGCCAAAGTGCTGGTCCAGCTCGAGCGGATTTTGGCGAGAGTTTGTAAAACGCAGGACGGGACCATACTCAGAAGAAGCCTGCGGCCATTCGCCTGGATTTGGATTGGGTACGCCAGTGGCAGCAAAGTTCACCCACATAGTGACCAAGTTGCGGGACAGGGACCTGTCCAAGGGATTCAGGTAACTGGCCTCTGGCGGATAGGGGAAAAGGTATACGCTGTCGTCGCTGAGGGAAGCGTCCACACCAAAGGGAAGAGGATTGGACAAGTGCCCGAACCGGTGGTACTGTCCGCGATAATCAAAAATGTATAGGTAGGCCGGGGTCCAGCGGTTACGAATGGTGTTTATCACGGGTGCACGGTACAGGATGTAGTTGCTTAGCTCCAGCAGACCATTGGCTACTGATTTTAGGCTGGCCGTGAATTGCTGCTCGGGACTGAATATTTCGCGAAGTGCCCACTGCTTCCATTTGGGGTGATCTCTGGAAGGAGCTGTGTGGCGAAGGACTACGTCGATAAAATCACTCACATTGTGGGACTGCAGACGAGCGATCTGATCGTAGATCCCTAAAACAAAAAGCATTAATTTCAGAAAGTGTACGAATACTTAAGTATTAATCTTGAGTTTTTTGTTCCTGGCAAATAAAACTATTGTGTAGTGtatccttttttaaataacaagtTTGAAACTTAGTAAGCAGGCAGTATTgagggaaaaggaaaagtgACGTACCGCAACGGGTTTTACAGAAGGAAGCTACTAAAAAGAGAAGTGTAGTCTATAGTGTATAGACAGATAAAAATGCgtcaagatcaatttgatatgcgcatgataagtttgtattttttcgacaaatatcaattttaccatGAATTAATGTCAAATttataccaaaaaatgtaattttctctgttttcgaaaatttctTGACCTCGAAAAAGAGaggatagagcaatatggcggcgttaATTACGTGAGTGGAAGCCAAATAGACCTATTCGAAAATCGACTTGGCTAacttcaaacatgttgtctcgcTTCCACTTCATGGCTTTTGAACTTAACGCCCTCGGAAAACGTTGTGCGATAGACCAGCTGCTAAGGtgtctgtctctgatgctgaaGGTCCCAAGTTCAAGTACGTCCCAAGGCAGAGTATGCTTTAagtgtttaagaataatatctgaaatgtccttataattgttataaaaaagttgcatttaaatgatttcagatttaaaaaacaaccaGAAAGGacgttaacttcggcaagccgaagtttgtatacccttgcaattataaaaaataatcaataatttgattaaatcgaattcgaaattataaaaatttatattcccaatattaaaagataatatgtcaaaaagccccaaagccttaatttgtttcatattatttcccaccaattatccgatcgttcctatgacagctatgtgattttaataaaatttaattcgaaattcagaactaattaaaaaatgttattttcaagcttatatacccttaatatattaaaaaacacaaaagatataatttttatttcatgtttttctactaattttccgatcgttcctatgccagctacatgatatagtcgtccgattttgataaacattagttcgaaattcaaaaccaaataaaaaatgttatttgcaagcgtaggaggttataaattaaaaaacacggaagatataatttttcaatattatttaccactaattttccgattgttcttatgggaactatatgatatagtcgtccgattttgataaaactgaattcgaaattcaaaactaatttaaaaatgtaatatccaagcttagaaatttatatgttaagaaacacgaaagatataatttt
This window contains:
- the LOC108036773 gene encoding glutactin, which gives rise to MQPLLLVLALCVAQTYALFGGSPADYNDSYDEDTGMQPPWQPEPLKPAPWQSEPQYSQPHEAIVTVPEVGHISGIKNFKTIANRPVNAFLGLRYAKVGGGLARFQAAQPIGFQGRVSATEKSPNCAQFPELDRLRDSESRGENVDDCLTLDIYAPDGASQLPVLVFVHGEMLFDGGSEEAQPDYVLEKDVLLVSINYRLAPFGFLSALSDELPGNVALSDLHLALEWLQRNLAYFGGNPDKVTLVGQAGGATLAHALSLSGRANKLFQQLILQSGTALNPYLIDEEPLETLHTFARLARCPPFHLSSHGLASIYDCLSRLSTSQLVAAFEKLLVQNEPLGLAHLGGFKLVVGDSLGYLPSHPVSMVTNGSLALPTIFGATKDASSFVISRIYDQIARLQSHNVSDFIDVVLRHTAPSRDHPKWKQWALREIFSPEQQFTASLKSVANGLLELSNYILYRAPVINTIRNRWTPAYLYIFDYRGQYHRFGHLSNPLPFGVDASLSDDSVYLFPYPPEASYLNPLDRSLSRNLVTMWVNFAATGVPNPNPGEWPQASSEYGPVLRFTNSRQNPLELDQHFGEGINVPENSLVRFKPAINSTVPTTSTTTTTTNRPYAINPYANWQIRPPQQQTWHPADPEYVRAQEARQQQFILEREQRWRQQQQRRPQQESRQQEEVPFHQQQWREGQQREQQERERQQQEQAERVRQQREREELERRQREREQEEREQREREQQEREHQEREQQEREHRERQGKGQDQQSANTPPVDDNNSWGYSTYNNEQQQREQQEREQQRREQKVQDQQERDREQREREQQEREQQLENIPEGDRQPYPSYEHFEHEDNENPSELDSAHNYKEEEDREQQRQEQLRREQQEHSEREYHLQQEREQQERTQDYQPEDRPEDYPSYEEYIKAHEAKNAERYYAEEQERERQQQEQLHQERQERPEESLPDERQAYPTYDTYDPDVNNAGKQEREEQRRDQVEQERDQKHGDDQGAEYERSHEEGTEQEGLKVEDFPSYEAYVEAETRLREKQEEAERLEDERNRAQQEEEDRVQAERQSNPPRQISQLRSLVIGPQHMKLFSRQ